Part of the Cercospora beticola chromosome 5, complete sequence genome is shown below.
ACAAACCAGACAAGAGGCTCGACATCCTGGTCCAGATTGTAATCAAGATGGAAGTCAAGATGGGCGTTATGCTCAATACTCAAGTCTACCATCCACTCCACGCTCCGCTGCATCTTCTCTCTGTCATTCTCGACATAAGGTGTGCTCCCGATCACAGTGACGCCAGGCCTTGCGACCGCTTGTCGCATCAGATCGCGAATCACGCCCCCTTGTTCATCACCTGCCGATGGAGAGAACAGAGGCAGCTGCGCAAATGCACATATCTGTATATTACAGACGGCATCGTCGGCGGCACGCTTCTGCAGCTGAATGCCGGCTTCCAAGCATTTGAGCTGTACACCAGCGTCTACTTCGACGAATGCTCGCATGTGCGTGACACCAGCAGCTACACTCTCGTCCACAAGCCGTTGGCCTCGCTCCAGAAGATCCTCGTTCTCGAATTGAGCCTTTGCTTTGCCAGTAAGGTCCATAGCTTCTTGAAAGTCTCCTTTCTCGACTTGGAGATCTGCATACTTGGGATGGGATAAAAGGTATGCCTTGTCGATGTGTATGTGTGGGTGGCAGAGGGAAGGAGCAAGCAGTGCACCTTTGCCGTCAACAGAGTTCGCCGGCGGAGCATCATCTTGGTGGGCCACGACATCGCGAATGCACCCATCTGAGAGGTGGACATCCCATCGAGTATCTCTTTCTGTGCCCGGCAGAGAGACATTGCTCAGGACGTCGATGCGAGTGGCTTGCTCGCTTGTCTTCTTTCCGGTGCTGCCGAACTGAATCTTGGCCATTTCAGaatcgatgtcgatgccatGCTGGCGTAGGAACTCGCCAGCCATGATGGTTTGATTGTGCTGCGGTTACTACCTGTAATCTAGGTAAGTTTAGGTTGGTGAGACAGATGGAACAGAGAGGACAGGACGGGAATTAAATGTGGATATCTCTACTCATCATCGACCACTACTCGCGGCTCGCTTCTTGCTTCTTGCAGCACTAGTCGATGCATCAGGACGACATCAAGTGAGTGACACACGAGATGCGAGCCAGGAGCATCGAGCATGATAGATCCGGCTGCCCTCATTGCGAGCGGAATTGGGTGAGTATGGAGGAAAGAGACGCGTGAGAATGGAGGTGGTCGATGTGCCCCTCCGCTCGGACCCAGTCCTGTGGTGTCTCGCCTCCCCCAGCAAGTCACGTCTCCTGCTGCATTGCATCCATCTCCCACGCGTCAAGCTTGCCGACACTCGACACTTTTCCATCATCACCGTCGCTCGTCCATCGACATCAGAGTTCCGTGATCATCGAGGCTGAAAGCCAGCTCGCCTTGGCAGATCGGCGAAAATGCAGGCCAACTACCGGTATAATCGCAGTCCGCAGCAGGCGAGACGAGGGCCTGGTAAGCAAACTCTACACTTTCCCACTCTCGCGCACACGTCTGTCGCAGTGCGCTCGTACTACGCGCGAAAGGGAGTCGGTCATGGAACAGGCGCGCGCGCATCGTCGCAAGATTAGCTTTGCTGACCTCGAGCGCACCTGGCGCAATGCAGGTCCTATGGTCGCACCACCACAAGCACacccacaacagcagcagatgaCCCAGGCGCAActacagcagcaacatctcGAAGCGCTTCGTCGCCAAGACCTTGCGCGACGGCAGGCGAGAAAACCAACCGACCGCGAAATACCCGACGAAGTCAGCGAGGCCGTGGTAGGAGATGGCGTGGAGCGCTACAAGAAGCTGCGCGATGCTGAGAAGAGGCTTGACGCGATCATGATGCGCAAGCGACTAGATATCAGCGACAATCTGCAGAGACGATGGACGCGCCGGGAAGGCACGATACGTATCTGGATTTCCAATACAGCCGAAGGACAGCCGTGGCAGATAATGGAGGAGGGCAACGCGAACGAAGATGGCATGTTTGAGCTGGGAGAGAACCAGGCAACCTTCAAATTGAAGATCGAGGGCCGACTGAAGGAAGACccggatgaggacgaggcagACAAGCCACCCGCTGGACACCGACCCAGGCTGAGCACATTCTTCAAAGCCATCACTATCGACTTCGATCGCAATCCGAATTTGAATCCGGATGGATACAGCCAGATTGAATGGCGCAAGAAGCAAATGACTCCCGGCCAGCCGCTTGATCCTACCGATCGTGAAAACAATTTCGACCAGATAGAGTTCACGCGTAAAGCCGACGAGAACATCAATATCACCATTAATTTGACGCGCGATGAGAAGAGCGAGCGCTACAAGCTGAGTCCTGAGCTCGCTGAGATCTTGGAcacagatgaagaagaccgcGCTGGTGCTGTGCAGGGCATCTGGGAATACTGTCGTGCGATGGGACtgcaggaggatgatgataaGAGAAAAATTATCTGCGATGCGGCGTTGCAAAAGGTACGACTATCCGGATATACTGCACACAATTTGCTAACCACAATACAGATCTTTAAGCAAGAGACTGTGTACTTCCCGTACGTGCCGGATCTTCTGCTGCACCACATGCAGCCGCTCCCGCCGATCCAGCTCAAGTACACTATCCGAGTGGACAAGCCATACATTACTGGCACCAAAGACCCCAACTCACCTTCTGCCTTCCTACAAGACGAGGACAGCGAGTCTAAGCCCAACCTGAAACCATGTCAGCCGACAGTCTACGACATCCGTGTGCCACTGCCGAATCCACTGGGACACCAACTCACGCGCTTCCACACGTCGAAGACACATCTTAACGATTTGCAGAGTATTGTTAAGATTGACGATGATCTCGCATTGCTCGTGCAGAAGATTCATCAGACTAATGCCAAGCGCAAGTTCTACAACAACCTGGCCAAGGACCCAACATCATTCGTTAAGCGATGGATTAGTAGCCAGCAACGCGACCTGGAGGTGATTTTGGCCGAAGCCACTCGCGGCGGAGGCGAAGACGCAACCAACGAAGAGTTCCGCCGCGGTGGCAGAGACGGTGTCTGGGGCTCTGAACTGGCACGCGAGAGCGTCGGTCTGTGGCTCGCTCGCAACCAAAAGGCATCGTAGAGTGATGCTGCAGGTTTTCTTAACACAACATCTGTACCTGTTACGGCTTCAGCCCAACATCCGACGAACTTTGCGGCCGCTCCACCAACGCACGGCATGCACACAACGAGCGCGCCCGCAGGACCGGCAACGCAAACGCCCACAACATTGGATTATCCTCTATCGACGGGAACCTTGGCACACGCGGATAGATTCCGTCACTATATACCAGCAGAGGCACGGCCTCAACCCACTCCCTCGCCATCATATCACCTTCCAGCGTCCTACCAAGGACCAGCTGGAGTGCCTGCATGGGGCGGCACTCTATCTGGCGAGTCGAACCATCCCTCTGCCCCACGCATGCCATTGCCAGGCTATCTTGACTACAACGGCACACCGAATCAACTCCAGACCCCAGCATTGCCCAGGTCACATACAGCACCCATGACATTGAATTCCATGACTCCAACATAGAATCAGGAGGTCCCGAGAGAGGATTCTTCcactgcacagcagcaggatgTTCTGCATGAGAATTCTTCAACAGCACAGCGGCAAATTCTCCCAAAAAAAGGATTCTGCAattccacagcagcagcagcagcagcagcagcagcagaatcaaCTGCGCCGCTGCTCCAGGTGCAGAAAGTCCAAGCCGCATTCCCAATTTTATACCAAGCCCCGTGGTGGCATGTACAGGTTGTGCAAACCCTGTACTGATGAGTTCACAATGAGGAGACACGTAGGGACaatgctggaggaggagatggaggaagaggaataaATCGCTAGATTGTAGGTAACTGCAATGCTTTGGCAGCTTTCCTTTTTTACAGATAAATACAGGCAGACGCCTTGTACGATTGAGGACGAAACTTGTCTCGGATTGTCCCCTGCAGCTTCGAAAACGAAAGTTGCCGCGCGTATTTGAGTGCTCTTGGGGCAGATTTGAACAACGGTATTTGCCATATTCTTGGTATCACATTAATCTCATCCGAAACGCCTCTTTGCCTGCCATGCACATTCCATCCAGCACGAATCAACGAATATCACAACAATCTTATCCCGTGTCCAGACCTTCTCCGGTCCTTTCTTCCCTCGACGTGCCTCACCCATCTACGATCTTCCCCTCATCGACCTGTTCTACGCCGCCCCTCCATGCGCAGCCATATACTGCGCAAAAGCCGTCGGACTCCTCGTTTGCATGAACACTGTTCCAGGTCCCGAAAATTTACAGACCAGACCTTCGCCGGCACTCATATTACTGATAATTCCGCCGCTCGCGACACGTTCCATGACGTAGCTGCAATTCCATGCGACGAGGTGGCCGTTGTCGATGATGTATTTTTCGCCTTCGCGGAGCTATTGAAGAAAAGAAGGAAGATGTTAGTCGCATGAAGTGTTGGATGGGGAGATGAAGCAGGGAATGGGTATACTCACATCTTTCCGTATAATAGCCCCCATACTCTCAATCCAACAAATCCCCGTTCCACCCATTTTATACACAAACAATCCCTCACCAGAAAAGAAAGCCTTACTCAACGCTTGCGAGACGTAATCTTTCGTCACACCCTGCGTACAAGCCAAAAACGCATCCTTCCCCAACATCCACGTCTCTCCATTCCCACTCAACCTAATATTCGTTATATCCCCCAAACTCGCCGGACCCAACAACAATTCCCCGGGACCAGTAAATGTCGAATGCGACATATGCCCGCGGGCGAGGAGTTTTTTCATGCTGAATTGGACATTTCCTTTTACGGTTATGGTGGGGGACATGGCGATCATTGCGCCGGGTTTGACTTGGATGGGACAGCCCATGGCGAGTTGGATTGTGACGATGGTGTTGGTGTCGCGGTGGGAGATGCGGTAGCTGCCGCCGTTGAAGGTCCCGACGTCGTCGATTGTGGCGGCTGCGCCTTGGAATTGGCCGGGGGGAGGGGCGCCGCCGGGGACGGTGGATTGGCGGTTGAAGGAGGTTTGGCGGGGGCTGGCGAGGGGGGCGATTTGTGCTTCGGGCTCTTTTTGGGATTCGGAGGGGGGTGCAGGGTAGTATGGGAGGGACTTTTCGTTCGATTGAGTGAGCTGCGGACTCTCTCGTTGCGGTTGTGGAGAGACTGGGGATACGGCAGGTGGCGGTGCGAAGGACGGAGGTGGGGCGaagtgttgttgctgttgctggggtGGTGGAGGGTAATGTGTCTCGTTCgacgatggaggaggagcgaagtgttgctgctgttgaccTGGAAGACCATGTCAGCGGCGTGCAGAAGGATAGTCTTTACCAACTGTCTCACCTGTGGACTCGCCGCCAGGAGGAGGGGCTTCATCGCCGTGTTAGCCAACATAGATGCTGTCGTTGTTGAATTGGAGCAACCGCGTACGAGGGAAGTATGTTTGTCCTGACGCCATCCTTGCTTCTGTTGCCTGTCTTGACGCGTTCGGTATTTCGCTTTCCTATAGCTCTTTCTTCCGTCTTTTACTACGTGCTTGGTCTTGCTCGCCAGGAGCTGCGGTATCGTAATTCTGCGTGGATTCTGAGATGGTGATATGCTTCAGGAAGCTGGTGCAGTCTGTCTGGTAGTAGGAACAGAGAGGAGATGTGAGAAAGAAAGGATCTCGACAGTAACGACCTACTCTTGAGCAGCCGCAGCACACCTTGGCCGCAGGCTCGCGGCCTGGGTGTTGCTGCAGTGCTACAGCTGCCTTGGAGCTCCCATTGGACGTCTCCACTCATGCAGGGCGCTTAGAGGAGTCCGCTGACGCCAAAATCATGGAAGCGGCGCTTACAGCAGCACACTTCAgtctgctgccgccgctgtccTGCTCGAGCGCGAGAGTCGTTTGGCAGCTCCTGTCCAGATGGATAGCGCCAGCAGAAGATGTGTCGAGTAGCAAGTCCCATCATGAGTTCCCCGCAGACACGGGAAAGCCAAGCATCGCTaccgctgctgccattcaaCCACGCCATCTGCATCCTCATCGGGTATGATGCAGCATTCCTGGTGAGCATGGTCGTCGTGGACAGTGCGTGTGGCAGAGGACATGCTGCATGCTGCAATGTTCGTGTCGGTTGCAGCATGGCTCGCCGAAACATTTCATAGCCTTAGGACGAGATCTCCCGCTACTGCCATTGACCATTGACGATGACGGCGCGCATACCGACGCACTTGTCGTCTGCACAGCCTGGCTTGCTGGTCGGAGTCATATGCTGACTTTCACCAGCAACCAATCACGGCGCAGAATTAGTTAGCGGCGTAGGATTGGCGGCGCACCATTTGGGACACCGCACTTCGACTTCTGCGGAGGCTGAGGCACGCGGCCGCCAGCGCTCCGTAGCATGCCTGCCTGCTTCTTCAATGCCGCTTTCCTCGTCCTGAGGTTTAGATTTCTCTACACACTCCCCAGGTGAGAGGAATATCCCCCGTCCAAGTCTCCCACGACACCACGACGACGTCGAGGCGGCCTGAACAGCTGAACTCCGTCTCGCGAGTCGCCCAGCCCGTCGGCACCACTCCATACCACCCACTGCCGCCGCGACAACCACTTCACCACCGCGACCACCCGAAAATAATCAAAATTCAATCCCATATCCATCAAGTTGTAGCACCGAATCCCTTCCTCATGGCGCTGCCAACCGACACCCCATTCGACGTCACCCCAACCTATGTCGTCTACCGCGACCTGCAGCCAGGAGAGCCTTTCGACCCCACCTCGgctttgctcttcttccctcCAAAGGGCTCTGACGAGCTGTTCGATGCTCTGCGAATCGCCTTCCCTCATCTCAAGACCCATTCTGAGCGCATGCGGGATGCCATCATTCAGTTCCTGCTCGAGGAGCGCCAAGACGAGCAGCTCCAGGCTTCCCCAGCAATGACCATGGACAATGCCCCAACTTGGCCTTCCATGTCGTCTTCTGGCTCTGCGTCGGTATTCAGCAGCCCAGACCTCCTTGACCTTCCCACGCCAACATCCTTTGCGAACTCTCCTCAGGCACAGACTCCACAGCTTGCGCGCCAAGCTTCTGCGGCCACTTCCAGCAAGACCACTCCACCATCACTCGAGCAGATGACCGGTGTCTTCAGCTTGTCCGCTGAAGCACAGCCAAAGCAGAGAGTGCGCCGGAAAATGACCGACGCCGAGAAGGCAGAGTACCGCAAACGCCGAATCGTCAAGGCCTGCGACAAGTGCGCCAAGAGGAAGCGCAAGTGCCCTCACAACCAGTCACAGATGGAGGAGATCTCAACTGCGAAGTCCGTCGCAAAGATTGCGAAGCCAGTATCGCACAAATCGAGCAAGCCTGCTCAGCAGACCAGCGATAAGCTCAACATGGCCGCTGC
Proteins encoded:
- a CDS encoding uncharacterized protein (BUSCO:EOG09262IY3) produces the protein MQANYRYNRSPQQARRGPGPMVAPPQAHPQQQQMTQAQLQQQHLEALRRQDLARRQARKPTDREIPDEVSEAVVGDGVERYKKLRDAEKRLDAIMMRKRLDISDNLQRRWTRREGTIRIWISNTAEGQPWQIMEEGNANEDGMFELGENQATFKLKIEGRLKEDPDEDEADKPPAGHRPRLSTFFKAITIDFDRNPNLNPDGYSQIEWRKKQMTPGQPLDPTDRENNFDQIEFTRKADENINITINLTRDEKSERYKLSPELAEILDTDEEDRAGAVQGIWEYCRAMGLQEDDDKRKIICDAALQKIFKQETVYFPYVPDLLLHHMQPLPPIQLKYTIRVDKPYITGTKDPNSPSAFLQDEDSESKPNLKPCQPTVYDIRVPLPNPLGHQLTRFHTSKTHLNDLQSIVKIDDDLALLVQKIHQTNAKRKFYNNLAKDPTSFVKRWISSQQRDLEVILAEATRGGGEDATNEEFRRGGRDGVWGSELARESVGLWLARNQKAS